A section of the Teredinibacter franksiae genome encodes:
- a CDS encoding GH36-type glycosyl hydrolase domain-containing protein: MKFGHFDDVAKEYVITNPQTPYPWINYLGNEDFFSLMSNTAGGYTFYKDAKFRRLTRYRYNNIPVDNGGKYFYINDGGDVWSPGWKPVKAELDKYSCAHGMSYTRITGERNGVEAEVTYFIPLKTWAEVQKVKLTNKSSETKKLKFFSWAEWCLWNAEDDMQNLQRNLSTGEVEVEDSVIYHKTEFKERRNHYAFYSANTAIQGFDTDRDIWKGLYNDYDRPDAVFEGKPRNSEAHGWSPCASHYIEVELAPGEEKDLIFVLGYIEVEPENKWESKGVINKEPAKELIARFDTVEKVNAELTKLSDYWTDLLSTYSVDSGDDRLDRMVNIWNQYQCMVTFNMSRSASFFETGIGRGMGFRDSSQDLIGFVHQVPERARERIIDIASTQFEDGSAYHQYQPLTKRGNDTLGGGFNDDPLWLILSTTDYIKETGDFGILDEQVPYDNDESKATSHYEHLKRSFYFTVNNLGPHGLPLIGRADWNDCLNLNCFSEDPNESFQTTGNKKGFTAESLMIAGSFVLYGNEFIKLCKTIGKEDDAAEAQKHVDAMIAAVKKDGWDGDWYLRAYDYYGKKIGSNENEEGKIFIESQGFCGMAGIGQEDGLVQKAMDSVKEHLDSDYGIVLQQPAFTKYYIEYGEISTYPAGYKENAGIFCHNNPWVIITEAQLGNGDRAFEYYSKIAPSYLEDISDLHKVEPYVYCQMIAGKDAFKPGEGKNSWLTGTASWNFVAITQYILGVKPEYNGLAVNPSIPSAWSGFKVNRKFRGTHYNIEVKNPNNVSCGVTSLMVNGEPVDGTLIPLQAEGITVDVVVTMG, from the coding sequence ATGAAATTTGGCCATTTTGACGACGTCGCGAAAGAATACGTCATCACCAACCCCCAAACTCCTTACCCATGGATAAACTATCTGGGCAACGAAGACTTCTTCAGCCTTATGTCCAACACAGCAGGCGGCTACACTTTTTATAAAGATGCCAAGTTCCGTCGACTCACCCGCTACCGCTACAACAATATCCCCGTCGATAACGGCGGAAAATATTTTTATATTAACGACGGTGGCGACGTTTGGTCTCCAGGCTGGAAACCCGTAAAAGCTGAGCTCGACAAATACTCCTGCGCACACGGCATGAGCTATACCCGCATTACCGGAGAGCGCAATGGCGTTGAAGCTGAGGTCACTTACTTTATTCCGCTAAAAACCTGGGCGGAAGTTCAAAAAGTAAAATTGACCAACAAGTCGAGCGAAACCAAAAAACTGAAGTTTTTCTCTTGGGCCGAATGGTGCCTGTGGAATGCTGAAGACGATATGCAAAACCTTCAGCGCAACCTATCCACCGGTGAAGTAGAAGTGGAAGATTCCGTTATCTACCACAAAACAGAATTTAAAGAGCGTCGCAATCACTATGCGTTCTACTCGGCAAACACGGCTATTCAAGGCTTCGATACCGATCGCGATATATGGAAAGGTCTGTACAACGACTATGACCGCCCCGACGCTGTATTTGAGGGTAAGCCTCGCAACTCCGAAGCCCACGGTTGGTCTCCCTGTGCGTCGCACTACATTGAGGTTGAATTAGCGCCGGGCGAAGAAAAAGACCTGATCTTTGTACTCGGCTACATCGAAGTAGAGCCAGAGAACAAGTGGGAAAGCAAAGGTGTTATCAATAAAGAGCCAGCAAAAGAACTGATTGCCCGCTTCGACACCGTCGAAAAAGTGAATGCCGAACTGACCAAACTCAGTGATTACTGGACGGACCTACTGTCAACGTATTCGGTTGATTCTGGTGATGACCGACTCGACCGCATGGTGAATATCTGGAATCAATACCAGTGCATGGTGACATTTAACATGAGCCGCTCGGCCTCGTTTTTTGAAACCGGTATTGGCCGCGGCATGGGTTTTCGAGATTCCAGCCAAGATTTAATCGGCTTCGTGCATCAAGTACCGGAACGTGCCAGAGAGCGCATTATCGATATTGCCTCAACACAGTTTGAGGATGGTTCTGCCTACCACCAATACCAGCCCCTAACAAAGCGCGGCAACGACACTTTAGGTGGCGGCTTTAACGACGACCCCCTATGGCTAATTCTGTCGACAACAGACTACATCAAAGAAACCGGAGACTTCGGCATTCTTGATGAACAAGTGCCATACGACAACGACGAAAGTAAAGCCACCAGCCATTACGAACACCTGAAGCGCTCGTTCTACTTCACGGTTAATAATTTGGGCCCCCATGGTCTTCCACTCATCGGGCGCGCCGATTGGAACGACTGCCTGAACCTCAACTGCTTCTCGGAAGACCCTAACGAATCCTTTCAGACCACCGGCAACAAGAAAGGCTTCACCGCTGAATCCTTAATGATTGCAGGTTCCTTTGTTCTGTACGGAAATGAATTTATCAAACTGTGCAAAACCATCGGCAAGGAAGACGATGCAGCTGAAGCCCAAAAACATGTTGACGCGATGATAGCCGCCGTTAAAAAAGACGGCTGGGACGGAGACTGGTACCTGCGCGCCTACGACTATTACGGCAAGAAAATCGGCTCTAACGAAAACGAAGAAGGTAAAATCTTTATTGAATCACAGGGTTTCTGTGGCATGGCCGGTATCGGTCAGGAAGACGGCTTAGTACAAAAAGCCATGGATTCAGTAAAAGAGCACCTCGACAGCGATTACGGCATTGTGTTGCAGCAACCCGCGTTTACCAAGTACTACATCGAGTACGGGGAGATATCCACCTACCCAGCAGGGTACAAAGAAAACGCAGGTATATTCTGTCATAACAACCCTTGGGTCATTATTACGGAAGCACAGCTGGGGAACGGCGATCGGGCTTTTGAGTACTACAGCAAAATCGCCCCCTCCTATCTAGAGGATATTAGCGACCTACATAAAGTTGAGCCCTATGTTTACTGCCAAATGATTGCCGGTAAAGATGCCTTTAAGCCCGGCGAAGGTAAAAACTCCTGGCTGACCGGTACCGCTTCGTGGAACTTCGTTGCCATTACCCAGTACATACTCGGGGTTAAACCGGAGTACAACGGGCTAGCCGTTAACCCAAGTATCCCTAGCGCATGGAGTGGCTTCAAAGTGAACCGTAAATTCCGTGGCACTCACTACAATATCGAAGTGAAAAACCCGAATAACGTTAGTTGCGGGGTTACCTCCTTAATGGTAAACGGAGAGCCTGTAGACGGTACTTTAATTCCCCTGCAAGCAGAGGGAATCACCGTGGACGTAGTCGTTACTATGGGTTAA
- a CDS encoding MFS transporter, with product MPNTRKIDPTQVIPLQEKFGYALGDFASNLFWMPFILYGTYFYTDVFGISALSVGTMLFVTRIWDVINDPLMGIIADRNKPKEGVGKYRPFLYWFAVPFGLVGAIAFFTPDLSPQGKLIYAWVTYVAFGMIYTIINIPYSALMSVMSKEPSERNSTSFFRMIGAQSAGLLVASSLMTFVAILGGENVQRGFFLTMAIFAAISVISFFLTGKLTRERVKPEPKKDGELSKDMSAIFTCIPWWILFFVAFFTIAAFTIRFGVAAYYFKYYADPIAVEAWNIGFIKGGAVSAFFFFGTISSLLGVLTFSFITKVVDKKSMYFVLILVSGLISTYFYYIPNTDITTIIITQAVFSFLTGPTAAIMFAMYTDIAAYIKHQTGSDSAGLVMSAGSLSQKFGWAVGGSVTGVLLGLAGYEADQIQPENVKAIMSIMMSWAPMGACVLGALAMLAYPLNDKKMRVITDELAARENSE from the coding sequence ATGCCTAACACACGTAAAATTGACCCCACACAAGTGATTCCATTACAGGAAAAATTCGGCTACGCCCTCGGCGATTTCGCCTCGAACCTATTCTGGATGCCCTTCATTCTATACGGCACTTATTTTTATACCGATGTATTTGGCATATCCGCCTTATCCGTTGGCACAATGTTATTCGTTACACGTATTTGGGATGTGATCAATGACCCACTCATGGGCATCATCGCCGACCGAAACAAACCAAAAGAAGGTGTTGGAAAGTATCGTCCGTTTTTATATTGGTTCGCCGTACCCTTTGGCTTAGTGGGCGCAATAGCCTTTTTTACGCCCGACCTTAGCCCCCAGGGTAAGCTCATCTATGCCTGGGTTACCTACGTTGCCTTTGGCATGATTTACACGATTATTAATATCCCTTATTCGGCGCTTATGAGCGTCATGTCCAAAGAGCCGTCTGAACGAAACAGCACAAGTTTTTTCCGCATGATTGGGGCGCAAAGTGCCGGACTTCTTGTGGCCAGCAGCCTGATGACTTTCGTCGCGATACTCGGAGGCGAAAATGTACAACGAGGCTTCTTCTTGACCATGGCAATCTTTGCCGCTATCTCCGTGATCAGTTTTTTCCTCACCGGTAAACTGACCCGAGAACGAGTCAAGCCCGAACCCAAAAAAGATGGCGAACTCAGTAAAGACATGTCCGCTATTTTCACCTGTATCCCCTGGTGGATTCTGTTTTTCGTTGCTTTTTTTACCATTGCCGCTTTTACCATTCGCTTTGGTGTAGCAGCCTATTATTTTAAATACTATGCAGACCCAATTGCCGTAGAAGCATGGAACATCGGCTTTATTAAAGGTGGTGCCGTTAGCGCATTCTTCTTTTTTGGCACCATTTCCTCTCTGCTTGGGGTTTTAACATTCAGCTTTATAACTAAGGTCGTCGACAAGAAATCAATGTACTTTGTACTAATTCTTGTTTCTGGTTTGATCTCAACCTATTTTTACTACATCCCCAATACAGACATCACCACCATCATCATTACCCAAGCTGTATTTTCATTTTTAACAGGACCAACGGCCGCCATTATGTTCGCTATGTATACCGACATTGCCGCTTATATAAAACACCAAACCGGCAGTGACTCCGCAGGCTTAGTGATGTCTGCCGGCTCCCTTTCACAAAAGTTTGGCTGGGCCGTTGGCGGTTCGGTTACCGGGGTTCTCCTAGGGCTTGCTGGCTACGAAGCGGATCAGATTCAGCCCGAAAATGTGAAAGCGATTATGAGTATTATGATGAGCTGGGCCCCGATGGGCGCCTGTGTTCTCGGCGCGCTAGCTATGCTTGCCTACCCCTTGAATGACAAGAAAATGCGTGTCATTACGGATGAACTCGCCGCTCGAGAAAACTCGGAGTGA
- a CDS encoding FHA domain-containing protein has product MIVEIVTKSGRVMEVHSFQKNCITIGRGYGNDLILQDPYMESSHLRVEVNTDSSEFVATDLGALNGTKANGSKVKIEAGKSITFALGKVLTLGKTNIRLRDESYRISASLKLSSLEPLYTSLSTFWVTVLTIAVATIITLREAYLIDPFSEKLLKELNAVVIFVVAAVCYGGLWMTVARLQRVDGRFLLNMNLLMLMLVFDGFFQMCMGAYNFNLGWLLSVQYFSMLVTFLLVAGVIFVSCTQTMHLGKGVSVGVAATIAFLPVMSESLGVLFPPDFRSAPAYNMTLVDERFQLRAGVTEEQFITLADKVYRQPTIEQD; this is encoded by the coding sequence ATGATAGTAGAGATAGTGACGAAATCTGGTCGTGTTATGGAAGTGCATTCTTTTCAGAAAAACTGCATAACAATTGGTCGCGGCTACGGTAACGATCTTATTTTACAAGATCCCTATATGGAATCGAGTCATTTACGTGTTGAAGTTAATACCGATTCGTCTGAGTTTGTGGCGACGGATTTAGGCGCACTTAACGGTACTAAAGCCAATGGTAGTAAAGTCAAAATTGAAGCCGGTAAATCGATTACCTTCGCCCTAGGTAAAGTACTTACTCTGGGGAAAACCAATATTCGTTTACGAGACGAGAGCTACAGAATTTCGGCGTCGCTAAAACTGTCTTCTTTGGAGCCGTTATATACCTCATTGAGTACTTTTTGGGTGACTGTACTGACCATCGCGGTAGCGACGATTATTACGCTACGGGAAGCTTACTTAATTGATCCTTTCTCCGAAAAATTACTTAAAGAGCTAAATGCAGTCGTTATTTTTGTTGTTGCGGCTGTTTGTTACGGTGGCTTATGGATGACGGTTGCTCGATTACAGCGTGTCGATGGGCGTTTTCTGTTGAATATGAATTTGTTGATGTTAATGCTAGTGTTCGACGGCTTCTTTCAAATGTGTATGGGGGCTTATAATTTTAACCTTGGTTGGTTGTTGTCGGTCCAATATTTTTCAATGTTGGTTACTTTCTTGTTGGTCGCGGGTGTTATCTTTGTATCTTGCACGCAAACCATGCACTTGGGTAAGGGTGTATCTGTGGGGGTAGCCGCTACAATCGCATTTCTTCCCGTTATGTCGGAGTCGCTTGGGGTATTGTTTCCTCCCGATTTTCGCAGCGCGCCAGCCTACAATATGACGTTAGTTGATGAACGTTTTCAATTGAGGGCTGGGGTGACTGAAGAACAGTTTATTACACTGGCAGACAAGGTTTATCGGCAACCAACAATAGAGCAAGATTAA
- a CDS encoding S1 family peptidase yields the protein MDIQQAVVFRRFQAILFLSLLSVSCLAVGQEQVRGKAEQAFAQFGSSIYQVRIINVKSKNLNSSGSGFYVGDGQHFATNYHVVSSVVLEPEEYKIIIEKNEQEIELEVEAIDIVNDLAVLSIPQSGEPLALREKLPSKGEKMYSIGNPHNIGMTIVEGNYNGLVDDYVFDRIHFSGALNPGMSGGPTIDASGKVVGVNVQTAGNQVGFLVPANKLSDLLQGVLGPAAYGRVGLSPLDTEAQGAAPMSVYKELQKSIGVQISAATDAIIDEINSREWPLDELSGATVTGKVHPGFHCWGQSDTDDKKNILTVVKTCNSRQSIYVSRELNSGFFEYEFRYLEGEDWPEPAFYRYATQEFSRGRPSNRAGEDDVENFTCVDDIVQMKDNGIRRKTAYCARAYKKYPNLYDVFYMGVTLNKGNKALMEHFCLSGVSKDKSNAFLARFIKQVDWQ from the coding sequence TTGGACATACAGCAAGCCGTAGTATTCCGCCGTTTTCAAGCAATCTTATTTTTAAGTCTGCTTTCAGTGAGTTGCCTTGCCGTGGGGCAGGAGCAAGTAAGGGGCAAGGCTGAGCAGGCGTTTGCGCAATTTGGTTCCTCCATTTATCAAGTGCGTATTATTAATGTTAAATCGAAAAACTTAAATAGTTCGGGCAGTGGGTTTTACGTTGGCGATGGTCAACACTTTGCAACGAATTATCACGTTGTGTCTTCGGTTGTTCTCGAGCCAGAAGAATACAAAATTATCATTGAAAAAAATGAACAAGAAATTGAGCTTGAGGTTGAAGCCATTGATATTGTCAACGACCTAGCGGTATTGAGTATACCGCAGTCGGGGGAGCCTCTGGCGTTACGAGAAAAATTGCCGTCCAAAGGCGAGAAAATGTACTCTATTGGTAATCCGCACAACATTGGTATGACAATAGTGGAGGGTAACTACAATGGCCTGGTGGACGATTACGTATTCGACAGGATCCACTTTTCCGGTGCGCTGAACCCAGGGATGAGTGGTGGACCCACTATCGATGCCAGCGGTAAAGTTGTGGGGGTTAATGTGCAAACGGCGGGAAATCAGGTTGGCTTTCTGGTGCCGGCCAATAAATTGTCGGACCTTCTGCAGGGTGTGTTAGGCCCTGCAGCGTATGGACGTGTAGGGTTGTCACCTTTGGATACCGAGGCGCAAGGGGCGGCACCAATGTCTGTTTACAAAGAGCTTCAGAAAAGCATTGGTGTACAAATTTCTGCGGCAACTGATGCGATTATTGATGAAATTAATTCACGGGAATGGCCTTTGGATGAGCTTTCGGGGGCTACTGTTACAGGTAAAGTACACCCGGGGTTTCACTGCTGGGGACAGAGCGATACAGACGATAAAAAAAATATTTTGACCGTGGTGAAAACCTGTAATAGTCGTCAATCGATTTATGTTTCTCGGGAGCTTAACTCGGGATTTTTCGAATATGAGTTTCGCTACTTAGAGGGTGAAGATTGGCCAGAACCGGCGTTTTATCGCTATGCGACACAGGAGTTTTCCCGTGGGAGACCGTCTAATAGAGCTGGGGAAGACGATGTTGAGAATTTTACCTGTGTAGATGACATCGTACAAATGAAGGACAACGGTATTCGACGTAAAACCGCGTACTGTGCTAGAGCCTATAAAAAATACCCTAATTTATACGATGTTTTTTATATGGGGGTTACCCTGAACAAAGGCAATAAAGCGCTTATGGAACATTTTTGTCTTTCCGGTGTAAGCAAAGATAAATCAAATGCCTTTTTGGCGCGTTTCATTAAGCAGGTAGATTGGCAATGA
- a CDS encoding GH36-type glycosyl hydrolase domain-containing protein, translating to MKYGYFDDQNREYVITQPNTPRSWTNYLGSTEYGAVITNNAGGYSFYKSAAQGRFTRYRSNAIPMDQPGRNIYIRDQDSGDFWSNAWQPVGKSLDQFKSECRHGTAYTTLQSEYATITTNTTYFVPQNETHEIWHTRVTNTGDSPRKLRLFTYVEYTNNWNLTNDLLNLQYSAYIVNMSVKDNIIDHGTNVSMDPNPENFEDSDQGRHTFLAVAGVDVSGFDTDREKFIGPYRSYHNPLAVERGECSQSLAVADNGCGSLQIDIELQPGETKAFSVIMGIGRAECEGVAAREKYAKTEVVEKALTAVKSYWHARLNNFSVETPDAELNSFFNTWNPYNCLVTFAWSRAASLVYNGERDGLGYRDTVQDMLGTLHSIPEEAQQRLELMITGQASTGGAMPVVKPYAHSPGKEKCPAESEYRSDDSLWLFNTIPALVKETGDFSFYNKVLPYADKGEDTVLGHLKRAIEFSLTRLGKHGLPCGLLADWNDCLVLGHDGETVFVALQLRYALASYIEICAMKGNLTEDIQWAEKHLQILDNNLSEHAWDGQWYRRAFRVDGFVFGSKNNEEASIFLNPQTWSVLSGHASNEKAHLAMNSVEQRLATDAGLMVLDPPVTKLDPKIMRARLFNPGMKENGAVFCHTQGWVVMAEAMLGNGNRAYRYLRTFMPAAFNEKADVRESEPYVFCQSTHSKYSPRYGASRLPWLTGAATWAYHATSQYMLGIRPEYEGLRIEPCIPSHWQGYTATRVFRGKVFNITVKNPGNVEKGIISVTLNGETLDGNLIEVEHCPLENEVVALMG from the coding sequence ATGAAATACGGTTATTTCGACGATCAAAACCGTGAATACGTCATCACCCAACCCAACACGCCACGCTCTTGGACTAATTACCTAGGTTCAACCGAGTATGGCGCGGTTATCACCAACAATGCTGGTGGTTACAGCTTTTACAAATCAGCTGCACAGGGCCGATTCACACGCTATCGCTCCAATGCCATTCCCATGGATCAGCCCGGTCGAAACATTTATATTCGGGACCAAGATTCTGGCGATTTTTGGTCCAATGCCTGGCAACCAGTGGGTAAGTCACTTGACCAATTTAAAAGTGAATGCCGACACGGCACGGCCTATACAACCCTTCAGTCTGAGTATGCAACAATAACAACCAACACCACTTATTTTGTTCCACAAAATGAAACACACGAAATTTGGCACACCCGTGTAACCAATACCGGTGACAGTCCACGAAAACTGCGCCTGTTTACGTATGTCGAATACACCAACAACTGGAACCTGACTAACGACCTTCTTAACCTGCAGTATTCGGCCTATATCGTGAATATGTCGGTGAAAGACAACATCATCGATCACGGTACAAATGTAAGTATGGATCCAAACCCAGAAAACTTTGAGGATTCAGACCAAGGGCGCCATACATTCCTAGCCGTGGCCGGTGTAGACGTGAGTGGTTTCGATACCGACCGTGAAAAATTTATTGGCCCCTACCGCAGTTATCACAACCCCCTGGCAGTGGAACGCGGCGAGTGCAGTCAGTCGCTTGCCGTTGCCGATAATGGTTGCGGCAGCCTACAAATTGATATTGAGCTGCAGCCTGGAGAAACCAAAGCGTTTAGCGTCATCATGGGAATTGGTCGAGCTGAGTGCGAAGGCGTTGCCGCGCGAGAAAAGTACGCAAAAACAGAAGTTGTAGAAAAAGCCCTTACCGCCGTGAAAAGCTATTGGCATGCACGGCTCAATAACTTCAGTGTGGAAACCCCCGACGCCGAACTGAATAGCTTTTTTAACACATGGAATCCCTACAATTGCTTAGTTACCTTCGCGTGGTCACGCGCAGCCAGTTTAGTGTACAACGGCGAACGCGATGGCCTAGGTTACCGCGACACCGTGCAGGACATGCTTGGCACGCTGCATTCGATTCCAGAGGAAGCACAGCAACGGCTTGAACTAATGATTACCGGGCAAGCCTCTACCGGTGGCGCCATGCCCGTGGTAAAACCCTACGCACACTCACCGGGGAAAGAAAAATGCCCGGCTGAATCCGAGTATCGCTCCGATGACAGCCTATGGTTATTCAATACCATTCCCGCACTGGTGAAAGAAACCGGTGATTTTAGTTTTTACAATAAGGTATTACCTTATGCCGACAAAGGCGAAGACACCGTACTCGGGCATTTAAAGCGTGCAATCGAATTTAGCCTTACCCGCCTGGGTAAGCACGGCTTACCTTGCGGACTACTGGCCGACTGGAACGACTGCCTAGTACTGGGCCATGATGGCGAAACTGTATTTGTTGCCTTGCAACTAAGGTATGCGCTAGCGAGCTATATCGAAATTTGCGCAATGAAAGGAAATCTGACTGAGGACATTCAATGGGCCGAAAAACACCTGCAAATACTTGACAATAATCTTAGCGAGCACGCCTGGGATGGCCAGTGGTACCGCCGAGCCTTTCGCGTCGATGGATTTGTCTTCGGTTCAAAGAACAACGAAGAAGCATCCATTTTTCTAAACCCTCAAACCTGGTCTGTTTTGAGCGGCCACGCGTCAAACGAAAAAGCACACCTAGCGATGAACAGCGTAGAACAGCGGCTAGCGACCGATGCGGGATTAATGGTTCTAGACCCACCGGTAACTAAACTCGACCCAAAAATTATGCGTGCGCGCTTGTTTAACCCCGGCATGAAAGAAAACGGCGCCGTTTTCTGCCACACCCAAGGTTGGGTTGTTATGGCCGAAGCTATGCTCGGTAACGGCAACCGCGCGTACCGGTATCTGCGCACTTTTATGCCCGCAGCATTTAACGAAAAAGCCGACGTGCGTGAAAGTGAACCCTACGTTTTTTGCCAGAGCACTCACAGCAAATACAGCCCGCGCTACGGTGCCTCTCGTCTGCCTTGGTTAACCGGTGCGGCTACATGGGCCTATCACGCAACATCGCAATACATGCTGGGTATTCGGCCCGAATATGAAGGCCTTAGAATCGAACCGTGTATCCCTTCTCACTGGCAGGGGTATACAGCCACGCGCGTTTTTCGCGGAAAGGTATTTAACATAACGGTTAAAAACCCCGGCAATGTCGAGAAAGGCATTATTTCAGTAACGCTTAACGGAGAAACACTCGACGGTAACCTAATCGAGGTAGAACACTGCCCGCTAGAAAATGAAGTAGTGGCGTTAATGGGCTAA
- the pspC gene encoding envelope stress response membrane protein PspC, with protein MSEFRSEKKLYRNRRKGVIGGVCAGLADYFDVDVILVRIIAITCLFFTLQVAFIAYWVAYFVLRDDPKTLTDNAGQLKSKFNNTYERKAVFNSVHDRFTKVEGRLRKLEAYVTSPRFQLSDEIGKL; from the coding sequence ATGAGCGAATTTCGCAGTGAGAAAAAACTCTATCGCAATCGCCGCAAAGGCGTCATAGGGGGTGTTTGTGCGGGTCTGGCAGATTATTTTGATGTTGATGTTATCCTCGTAAGGATTATTGCGATTACCTGTTTGTTCTTTACGCTTCAGGTTGCGTTCATTGCCTATTGGGTAGCCTACTTCGTGCTCCGCGACGACCCTAAAACTTTAACGGACAATGCTGGGCAATTGAAGTCAAAGTTCAATAATACCTATGAGCGAAAAGCAGTTTTTAATAGTGTGCACGACCGTTTCACTAAAGTAGAAGGTCGGTTGAGAAAGCTAGAAGCTTACGTAACCTCACCACGTTTTCAGCTTAGTGACGAAATTGGCAAGCTATAG
- the pspB gene encoding envelope stress response membrane protein PspB, which produces MLHQLIGVLEAPLILFCLFVAPIWVYMHYKQKSKPRPQESEADKRKIEELLAMADKMENRIETLESILDKQDPNWRHGI; this is translated from the coding sequence ATGTTGCATCAATTAATTGGCGTATTGGAAGCGCCCCTCATTCTTTTCTGCCTGTTTGTAGCCCCAATTTGGGTGTATATGCACTACAAGCAAAAAAGCAAGCCGCGTCCGCAGGAGTCTGAAGCGGACAAGCGAAAAATTGAAGAGCTGCTTGCCATGGCCGACAAAATGGAGAATAGAATCGAGACTCTAGAGTCTATTCTCGACAAGCAGGACCCCAATTGGAGGCACGGGATATGA
- the pspA gene encoding phage shock protein PspA, whose protein sequence is MGIFSRFSDIINSNINSLLDKAEDPEKMVRLIIQEMEETLVEVRTVSAKAIADKKELLRRKQWLADQSDAWELKAELAIKKEREDLAKGALAERLKFINDGVGVEAELEAIEEGLQSLEGEITQLQQKIAEAKARQKSLVARQKTASSKLKVRMVLQGGSVEETLSKLEGYERKLDELEGRAESMDLGKKSLSEEIEQLAKNDEVEAQLAALKKRVESKSQETK, encoded by the coding sequence ATGGGCATTTTTTCCCGATTTTCAGACATTATTAACTCTAACATTAACTCTCTTCTGGATAAGGCTGAAGACCCAGAAAAGATGGTACGCCTCATTATTCAGGAAATGGAAGAAACACTGGTGGAGGTTCGCACCGTATCAGCAAAAGCGATTGCCGATAAAAAAGAACTGTTGCGCCGTAAGCAGTGGCTCGCGGATCAATCCGATGCTTGGGAACTAAAAGCCGAGCTGGCGATTAAGAAAGAACGCGAAGATCTCGCCAAGGGCGCCTTAGCTGAGAGGCTGAAATTCATTAACGATGGTGTTGGTGTAGAAGCCGAGCTTGAGGCTATAGAGGAAGGCTTGCAGTCGCTGGAAGGTGAAATTACCCAGTTACAGCAAAAAATTGCTGAGGCCAAGGCCCGACAGAAATCCCTTGTAGCCCGGCAAAAAACAGCAAGCTCGAAACTTAAAGTGCGTATGGTGCTTCAAGGTGGCTCTGTAGAGGAAACATTGTCCAAGCTTGAAGGTTACGAGCGTAAACTGGACGAACTCGAAGGTCGCGCTGAATCTATGGATTTGGGTAAAAAATCCTTATCGGAAGAAATTGAGCAACTTGCTAAGAATGATGAAGTTGAAGCTCAATTAGCCGCACTAAAGAAAAGAGTAGAATCAAAATCACAAGAGACTAAGTAG
- a CDS encoding nucleotidyltransferase family protein, whose translation MSKSNNQAPGFLIMAAGQSRRFGADCKLSTPVVNGQSMLQRVVGAVSSVSCRVCVVYSGANKSVEGSLAPQVTRSIVYPGNSPGLGDSIAFGVQANPAWGGWIICLADMPYISQHVYQQIAQQGPQHSILAPAYKGRRGHPVFFSGEFFGALTALQGDSGAASILKDHKDRLELFSTSCVGVIQDIDKPADLRAPS comes from the coding sequence ATGTCCAAGAGTAACAACCAAGCACCAGGGTTTCTGATTATGGCCGCAGGTCAATCTCGGCGTTTCGGCGCAGACTGCAAGCTGTCTACACCGGTGGTTAATGGGCAAAGCATGCTGCAGAGGGTTGTAGGGGCCGTATCGTCTGTTTCTTGTCGTGTGTGTGTGGTGTATTCCGGTGCGAATAAAAGCGTGGAAGGTTCACTGGCCCCACAGGTTACCCGTAGCATTGTCTACCCTGGGAATTCGCCGGGCTTGGGAGACTCAATCGCCTTTGGTGTTCAGGCGAATCCTGCGTGGGGTGGATGGATTATTTGCCTCGCGGATATGCCCTATATTTCTCAGCACGTATATCAGCAAATAGCCCAGCAGGGGCCGCAGCACTCAATACTGGCTCCTGCCTATAAGGGGCGCAGGGGGCACCCGGTTTTCTTTTCTGGCGAATTTTTCGGCGCGCTGACGGCTCTGCAGGGTGATAGTGGCGCAGCGAGCATTCTCAAAGACCATAAAGATAGGCTTGAGCTGTTTTCTACGTCCTGTGTGGGCGTTATACAAGACATTGATAAACCTGCCGACCTGCGTGCCCCCTCTTAG